One region of Eretmochelys imbricata isolate rEreImb1 chromosome 2, rEreImb1.hap1, whole genome shotgun sequence genomic DNA includes:
- the PSCA gene encoding prostate stem cell antigen, protein MKAFLVILLAAVLCTEPGGSLKCYTCKMQLSNSNCQTQKLCGNDSQACKTDVINVVGFFNVINKECAASCQPNYQDFTVGKQNVSCCSTDLCNRNGAGSVGSSYAALAAGLTASVLCALLRNGL, encoded by the exons ATGAAGGCTTTTCTGGTCATCCTGCTGGCTGCCGTCCTGTGCACAGAGCCAG GTGGTTCTTTGAAATGTTACACGTGCAAGATGCAGCTCAGCAACTCCAACTGTCAGACGCAGAAGCTGTGTGGCAACGACTCTCAAGCATGCAAGACGGATGTGATCA ACGTCGTGGGCTTTTTCAATGTCATCAACAAGGAGTGCGCTGCGTCGTGCCAGCCGAACTACCAGGACTTCACCGTGGGAAAGCAGAACGTTTCCTGCTGCAGCACCGACCTCTGCAACCGCAACGGGGCGGGCAGCGTGGGCAGCAGCTACGCCGCCCTGGCAGCGGGGCTTACAGCCAGCGTCCTCTGCGCCCTTCTGAGGAACGGGCTGTGA